The proteins below come from a single Necator americanus strain Aroian chromosome V, whole genome shotgun sequence genomic window:
- a CDS encoding hypothetical protein (NECATOR_CHRV.G19854.T1), whose amino-acid sequence MPLCLTIVELKKAFDSVKTEAVIEALDNHCVPTQHIRVPLKLYSNLTARISPFYKNIIIDVKRGVRQGDTISPKISTATLENAMRKLEWDDVGVKFDGQQLHHLRFADDIELITLSISQAEQMPTEFDETYGCIGLQLDPQMTMFMRNG is encoded by the coding sequence ATGCCGCTATGTCTCACCATTGTCGAgttaaagaaggcctttgactcagttaAGACAGAAGCAGTTATagaggccttggacaaccatTGTGTCCCTACTCAGcacatacgggtacctctaaAGTTGTACAGTAACCTCACGGcaagaatttcgccattctacaagaatatcatcattgatgtAAAGAGAGGAGTCCGACAGGGCGATACAATCTCGCCCAAAATATctacagccaccctcgagaacgcaatgcgaaagttggaatgggacgacgtGGGAGTGAAGTTTGATGGTcagcagctacaccatttgcgctttgctgatgacatcgaaCTGATAACActtagcatcagccaagcggaacaaATGCCTACCGAGTTCGACGAAACATATGGATgtatcggtcttcagctggaTCCGCAAatgacgatgttcatgcgtaacggaTGA